From a region of the Kaistia sp. 32K genome:
- a CDS encoding multidrug efflux SMR transporter, with the protein MNPALATYAALGVAISLEVIGTTLLQQTQQFTRPLPTIGMALCYAGAFYFLTFVLRSMPVGIAYAIWSGLGIVLISAIGFFLFRQTLDLAAIIGLGFIIVGVIIVNVFSSSVSH; encoded by the coding sequence ATGAACCCGGCCCTCGCAACCTACGCCGCGCTCGGCGTCGCCATCAGCCTCGAGGTGATCGGCACCACGCTGTTGCAGCAGACGCAGCAGTTCACCCGGCCTCTGCCGACGATCGGCATGGCGCTCTGCTACGCCGGCGCCTTCTACTTTCTGACCTTCGTGCTGCGCTCGATGCCGGTCGGCATCGCCTATGCGATCTGGAGCGGGCTCGGCATCGTCCTGATCTCGGCGATCGGCTTCTTCCTGTTCCGCCAGACGCTCGACCTCGCCGCCATCATCGGCCTCGGCTTCATCATCGTCGGCGTCATCATCGTCAACGTCTTCTCCAGCTCCGTCTCGCACTGA
- a CDS encoding TetR/AcrR family transcriptional regulator, whose protein sequence is MNNAYARKKQPEQVRRQLLDCAATLAVEIGLSALTIQAVADAASVTKGGLFHHFPSKEKLIEGVFVDLLEKLDAEIDTLLARDPVRCGRFTRAYVDSAMRLMESKAPSPWGALSISMITDANLRRLWSDWLRDRLIRHADTDSDPALEIVRYAADGVWLADLTDVDKTLRMDRGALRDTLIDMTQRDRP, encoded by the coding sequence ATGAACAACGCCTACGCCCGCAAGAAACAGCCCGAACAGGTTCGCCGCCAGTTGCTCGACTGCGCCGCGACGCTTGCCGTCGAGATCGGCCTTTCGGCGCTGACCATCCAGGCCGTCGCCGACGCGGCGAGCGTGACCAAAGGTGGCCTGTTTCATCACTTCCCCAGCAAGGAGAAGCTGATCGAGGGCGTCTTCGTCGACCTTCTGGAGAAGCTCGACGCGGAGATCGACACCCTGCTGGCGCGCGACCCCGTTCGCTGCGGCCGCTTCACCCGCGCCTATGTCGATTCCGCGATGCGTCTGATGGAATCGAAGGCGCCCAGCCCCTGGGGCGCGCTGTCGATCTCGATGATAACCGACGCCAATCTCCGCCGGCTCTGGTCGGATTGGCTGCGCGATCGGCTGATCCGGCATGCCGACACCGATTCGGATCCGGCGCTGGAAATCGTCCGCTATGCCGCCGACGGCGTCTGGCTGGCCGACCTTACCGACGTGGACAAGACGCTGCGGATGGACCGTGGCGCGCTGCGCGACACCCTCATCGACATGACACAGAGAGACAGGCCATGA
- a CDS encoding DUF2165 family protein, translating into MQITRLSKTALVASIAFFATLVAFGNITDYGSNFEFVRHVLMMDTIFPNATIHYRAITNPTLHHAFYILIIAAETLTAILCWIGTFAMLGRLGADARSFNRSKKWAIGGLAFGFLVWQVAFLSIGGEWFGMWMSQTWNGIESAFRFFITIIAVLIFVSMPDTELDA; encoded by the coding sequence ATGCAGATCACCCGCCTGAGCAAGACCGCGCTCGTCGCATCCATCGCCTTCTTTGCCACGCTGGTGGCGTTCGGCAACATCACGGACTACGGCTCCAACTTCGAGTTCGTGCGCCACGTCCTGATGATGGATACGATCTTCCCGAATGCGACGATCCACTACCGCGCGATCACCAATCCGACGCTGCACCATGCCTTCTACATCCTGATTATCGCGGCCGAGACGCTGACGGCGATCCTGTGCTGGATCGGCACCTTCGCCATGCTCGGCCGGCTCGGCGCCGACGCGCGCTCGTTCAACCGGTCGAAGAAGTGGGCGATCGGCGGCCTCGCCTTCGGCTTCCTGGTCTGGCAGGTCGCCTTCCTGTCGATCGGCGGCGAGTGGTTCGGCATGTGGATGTCGCAGACCTGGAACGGCATCGAATCCGCCTTCCGCTTCTTCATCACGATCATCGCGGTCCTGATCTTCGTCTCGATGCCGGATACCGAGCTGGACGCCTGA
- a CDS encoding SDR family oxidoreductase, whose product MTDQARPLQGKVALVAGATRGAGRGIAAELGAAGATVYVTGRTTRERASEYQRPETIEDTAELVTSLGGKGIAVPTDHLVLGEVQALVERIRREAGRLDILVNDIWGGEKLFEWNKPVWEHNLENGLRLLRLGIDTHLITAHYALPLLIENPGGLLVEMTDGTAEYNATRYRLSPFYDLAKTAVNRMGWSHARDLAPHGATAVSLTPGWLRSEMMLEAFGVREENWRDAIATTPHFAISETPRYVGRAVAALATDPDRARWNGQSLSSGGLAQVYGFTDLDGSQPDAWRYLVEVEETGKPADTTGYR is encoded by the coding sequence ATGACCGACCAGGCCAGGCCGCTGCAGGGAAAAGTGGCGCTCGTCGCCGGGGCGACGCGCGGCGCCGGGCGCGGCATCGCGGCGGAGCTCGGCGCCGCCGGCGCGACCGTCTATGTCACCGGCCGCACCACGCGCGAGCGCGCCTCCGAATACCAGCGCCCCGAGACGATCGAGGATACGGCCGAGCTGGTGACGTCGCTCGGCGGCAAAGGCATCGCCGTCCCGACCGATCATCTCGTGCTGGGCGAGGTCCAGGCCCTGGTCGAGCGCATCCGACGCGAGGCGGGCCGCCTCGACATCCTCGTCAACGACATCTGGGGCGGCGAAAAGCTGTTCGAATGGAACAAGCCGGTCTGGGAGCATAATCTCGAGAACGGCCTGCGCCTGCTCCGCCTCGGCATCGACACCCATCTGATCACCGCGCATTACGCCCTGCCGCTGCTGATCGAAAATCCCGGCGGCCTGCTGGTCGAGATGACCGACGGCACGGCCGAGTACAACGCCACGCGCTACCGGCTGTCGCCCTTCTACGACCTCGCCAAGACCGCCGTGAACCGCATGGGCTGGTCGCACGCCAGGGACCTGGCGCCACATGGCGCGACCGCCGTGTCCCTAACGCCGGGCTGGCTGCGCTCGGAAATGATGCTGGAGGCTTTTGGCGTGCGCGAGGAAAACTGGCGCGACGCCATCGCGACGACGCCGCATTTCGCCATCTCGGAAACGCCCCGCTATGTCGGCCGCGCCGTCGCGGCGCTCGCCACCGATCCCGACCGCGCCCGCTGGAACGGCCAGTCGCTGTCGAGCGGCGGCCTGGCGCAGGTCTACGGCTTCACCGACCTCGACGGCTCGCAGCCGGACGCCTGGCGCTACCTCGTCGAGGTGGAGGAGACCGGAAAGCCCGCCGACACCACCGGCTATCGCTAG
- a CDS encoding TetR/AcrR family transcriptional regulator, with amino-acid sequence MARRKTLSDEAVLEAALAIVQAQGPEALTFESLSRACGLSGSTLVQRFGSKAALKQAALLQAWDGLDARTEALASAVPRTPAGAIALLVGLSDYGEIEAYAEGLLVLREDLRDPLLRARGARWKKQLAEAIEACFADTPQAPKDIGLLMASQWQGSLLWWSFDPEGDVAEYVRHGLVRLVAVLLAKDA; translated from the coding sequence ATGGCTCGTCGCAAGACGCTTTCCGATGAGGCCGTGCTCGAGGCGGCGCTGGCGATCGTCCAGGCGCAGGGACCCGAGGCGCTGACCTTCGAGAGCCTGTCGCGCGCCTGCGGCCTGTCCGGCTCGACGCTGGTTCAGCGCTTCGGCAGCAAGGCGGCCCTGAAACAGGCGGCGCTGCTGCAGGCTTGGGACGGGCTCGATGCCCGGACGGAGGCGCTCGCATCCGCCGTGCCGCGCACGCCGGCAGGCGCCATCGCGCTTCTCGTCGGCCTTTCCGACTATGGCGAGATCGAAGCCTATGCCGAGGGGCTCCTGGTGCTGCGCGAGGATCTGCGCGATCCGCTGCTGCGCGCGCGCGGCGCGCGCTGGAAGAAGCAGCTCGCCGAGGCGATCGAGGCCTGCTTCGCCGACACACCGCAGGCGCCGAAGGACATCGGCCTGCTGATGGCGTCGCAGTGGCAGGGTTCGCTCCTCTGGTGGAGCTTCGATCCCGAGGGCGACGTGGCCGAATATGTCCGGCACGGCCTCGTTCGCCTCGTCGCGGTTCTGCTGGCGAAGGACGCCTGA
- a CDS encoding SDR family NAD(P)-dependent oxidoreductase, producing MAELAGKVAIVTGGATGIGFGGAEALANEGATVVLFGLDRAALDKAVATLEASGATAHGIVGDVANDASVAALVAETVEKFGRIDIIVNSAAIQPYGTVETMGEADWDRVLGVNLKGTYLTAHHAIPVMRKTGGGAIVNIASVQGIACQTNVAAYVASKGGLLALTRAMALDHAKDGIRVNAVCPGSIDTPMLRFAASENLDGKTEDEVIASWGAAHPIGRVGRPEDVGAMIAFLAGPRAAFCTGGEYKVDGGLLAKIGVVLPD from the coding sequence ATGGCGGAATTGGCGGGCAAGGTGGCGATCGTGACGGGCGGCGCCACCGGCATCGGCTTCGGCGGCGCAGAGGCGCTGGCGAACGAGGGCGCGACGGTCGTGCTCTTCGGCCTCGACAGGGCGGCGCTGGACAAGGCTGTTGCGACGCTGGAAGCGTCGGGTGCGACCGCGCACGGGATCGTCGGCGATGTCGCGAACGACGCCTCGGTCGCGGCGCTGGTCGCTGAGACGGTCGAAAAATTCGGGCGCATCGACATCATCGTCAACAGCGCGGCGATCCAGCCCTATGGCACCGTCGAGACGATGGGCGAGGCCGACTGGGACCGCGTGCTCGGCGTCAACCTGAAGGGCACCTATCTGACCGCCCATCACGCCATTCCGGTGATGCGCAAGACGGGCGGCGGCGCGATCGTCAACATCGCTTCGGTACAGGGCATCGCCTGCCAGACCAATGTCGCCGCCTATGTCGCCTCGAAGGGGGGCCTGCTGGCGCTGACCCGCGCCATGGCGCTCGATCACGCCAAGGACGGCATCCGCGTCAACGCGGTCTGCCCCGGCTCGATCGACACGCCGATGCTGCGCTTCGCGGCGAGCGAGAATCTCGACGGCAAGACCGAGGACGAGGTGATCGCCTCCTGGGGCGCCGCGCATCCGATCGGCCGGGTCGGCCGGCCCGAGGATGTCGGCGCGATGATCGCCTTCCTGGCGGGCCCGCGCGCCGCCTTCTGCACGGGCGGCGAATACAAGGTCGATGGCGGCCTGCTCGCCAAGATCGGCGTCGTCCTGCCGGACTGA
- a CDS encoding M3 family metallopeptidase, whose product MTADNPLLASWNTPFGVPPFAAIEPAHYTPAFEAAISAHNAEIAAIADNPEPPSFDNTIAAMERAGRLLDRIASVFFNLTGAHTSDELETIELDLAPVLARHSNAIYQNARLFERIDTLVKAGTAGLDAEQARVLDRYHTAFVRAGAGLSPEAKTRVGAIAERLATLGTNFGQNVLADEKSWSLTLEGEEDLAGLPEFLRDAAAQAARDRGLDGKHVITLSRSSIEPFLQFSARRDLREKAFAAWVARGEAGKTDNRAIIAETVALRAERAKLLGFETFAHYRLDDSMAKTPEAAMELLRSVWTPARARAITERDSLQALAQSEGGNFDIAAWDWRYFSEKRRKAEFDLDESQLKPYLQLDKIIEAAFDTATQLFGVTFTERFDVPVYHPDVRVFEVRDRDGKPVGLFLGDYFARSSKRSGAWMSEYRGQERLSGDIRPVIVNVMNFAKAAEGQPTLLSYDDARTLFHEFGHGLHGLLSDVTYPLLAGTNVARDFVEFPSQLYEHWFEQPEVLARFALHYKTGEPMPKALIDRLMASRTFNQGFATVEYVSSALVDLEFHLLTSTEGLDANAFEAKILGEIGMPEAMVMRHRPPHFQHVFAGDGYSSAYYSYLWSEVLDADGFGAFEEAGDIFAPAVATKLHDFVYAAGNRRKPDEAYRAFRGRDPEPSALLKKRGLLEAAE is encoded by the coding sequence ATGACCGCCGACAATCCGCTGCTCGCGTCCTGGAACACTCCTTTCGGCGTGCCGCCCTTCGCCGCGATCGAACCGGCGCACTACACGCCCGCGTTTGAGGCGGCGATCTCCGCGCACAACGCCGAGATCGCGGCCATCGCGGATAATCCGGAACCTCCGAGCTTCGACAATACGATCGCCGCGATGGAGCGGGCCGGCCGGCTGCTCGACCGCATCGCCAGCGTCTTCTTCAATTTGACCGGCGCGCATACCAGTGACGAGCTGGAGACGATCGAACTCGATCTGGCGCCCGTACTCGCCCGCCACAGCAACGCGATCTACCAGAACGCCAGGCTGTTCGAGCGCATCGATACGCTGGTCAAGGCGGGCACTGCCGGCCTCGACGCCGAGCAGGCGCGCGTGCTCGACCGCTATCACACCGCCTTCGTCCGCGCCGGCGCCGGGCTGTCGCCCGAAGCGAAGACGCGGGTCGGCGCCATCGCCGAACGGCTCGCGACGCTCGGCACCAATTTCGGCCAGAACGTGCTCGCCGACGAGAAGAGCTGGAGCCTGACGCTCGAGGGCGAGGAGGATTTGGCCGGCCTGCCGGAATTCCTGCGCGACGCGGCGGCCCAGGCAGCCAGGGATCGCGGCCTCGACGGCAAGCATGTCATCACGCTGTCGCGCTCGTCGATCGAGCCGTTCCTGCAGTTCTCCGCCCGCCGCGATCTGCGCGAGAAGGCCTTCGCCGCCTGGGTCGCCCGTGGCGAGGCCGGCAAGACCGACAACCGCGCCATCATCGCCGAGACCGTCGCGCTGCGCGCCGAGCGGGCGAAGCTGCTCGGCTTCGAGACCTTCGCGCATTATCGCCTCGACGATTCGATGGCGAAGACGCCCGAGGCCGCGATGGAGCTGCTTCGCTCGGTCTGGACGCCGGCCCGCGCCCGGGCAATCACCGAGCGCGACTCCCTGCAGGCGCTGGCACAATCCGAAGGCGGCAATTTCGACATCGCCGCCTGGGACTGGCGCTATTTCTCCGAGAAGCGCCGCAAGGCCGAGTTCGATCTCGACGAGAGCCAGCTGAAGCCCTACCTGCAGCTCGACAAGATCATCGAAGCCGCCTTCGACACGGCAACGCAGCTGTTCGGCGTCACCTTCACCGAGCGCTTCGACGTCCCGGTCTATCATCCGGACGTGCGGGTGTTCGAAGTCAGGGATCGCGACGGGAAGCCGGTCGGCCTGTTCCTCGGCGACTATTTCGCCCGTTCCTCGAAGCGCTCCGGCGCCTGGATGAGCGAATATCGCGGCCAGGAGCGGCTCTCGGGCGACATCCGCCCGGTCATCGTCAATGTGATGAACTTCGCCAAGGCGGCCGAGGGCCAGCCGACGCTGCTCTCCTATGACGATGCGCGGACTTTGTTCCACGAATTCGGCCATGGCCTGCACGGCCTGCTTTCCGACGTCACCTATCCGCTGCTCGCCGGCACCAATGTCGCGCGCGACTTCGTCGAGTTCCCCTCGCAGCTCTACGAACACTGGTTCGAGCAGCCGGAGGTGCTGGCGCGCTTCGCGCTGCACTACAAGACCGGCGAGCCGATGCCGAAGGCGCTGATCGACCGCCTGATGGCGAGCCGCACCTTCAACCAGGGCTTTGCCACCGTCGAATACGTTTCCTCGGCGCTGGTCGACCTCGAATTCCACCTGCTGACCTCGACCGAGGGCCTCGACGCCAATGCGTTCGAAGCGAAGATCCTCGGCGAGATCGGCATGCCGGAGGCGATGGTGATGCGGCACCGTCCGCCGCATTTCCAGCACGTCTTCGCCGGCGACGGCTACTCCTCGGCCTATTATTCCTACCTCTGGTCGGAAGTGCTCGACGCCGACGGCTTCGGCGCCTTCGAGGAAGCGGGCGACATCTTCGCGCCTGCGGTCGCCACGAAGCTGCATGATTTCGTCTATGCTGCCGGCAACCGGCGCAAGCCCGACGAGGCCTATCGCGCCTTCCGCGGCCGCGACCCCGAACCCTCCGCGCTCCTGAAGAAGCGCGGCCTACTCGAAGCGGCGGAGTAA
- a CDS encoding carbohydrate kinase family protein has protein sequence MTDVIVRPDGPLVVGSDRRAKIGLYPGGSGCNQAAWLAHFGIPVAFAGRVGRRDLAEQEQLLREVGVVPVLSADETRATGMLIAILSEGGERSFLTDRGANDTLSADDLPFSMLNQLDLVHVSGYALFTPGPRAAVMALMAVARARGITVTVDPASVSFLEEVGPSNFLGWTSDASIIFPNAEEAACLTGTRNEAAQIRFLTARYDLAVIKRGAGGAEAATQAIRLKAAAPKIEVADTTGAGDAFLAGFLAARLAGKPLDICLNRGVAAGAAATTILGGRPTAEVSLAPAEGEA, from the coding sequence ATGACCGATGTCATCGTGCGGCCGGACGGGCCGCTGGTCGTCGGTTCGGACCGGCGCGCCAAGATCGGGCTCTATCCCGGCGGTTCCGGCTGCAACCAGGCGGCCTGGCTGGCGCATTTCGGCATTCCCGTCGCCTTCGCCGGCCGCGTCGGCCGCCGCGATCTCGCTGAGCAGGAACAGCTGCTGCGCGAGGTCGGCGTGGTGCCGGTTCTCTCCGCCGACGAGACGCGCGCGACCGGCATGCTGATCGCCATCCTCTCCGAGGGCGGCGAGCGCAGCTTCCTGACCGATCGCGGCGCCAATGACACGCTTTCGGCCGACGACCTGCCGTTCTCGATGCTGAACCAGCTCGATCTCGTGCACGTCTCCGGCTACGCGCTGTTCACGCCGGGTCCGCGCGCCGCCGTGATGGCGCTGATGGCGGTGGCCCGCGCGCGCGGCATCACCGTCACCGTCGATCCCGCTTCTGTGAGCTTCCTCGAGGAAGTCGGCCCGTCGAACTTCCTCGGCTGGACCAGCGATGCGTCGATCATCTTCCCGAATGCCGAGGAGGCTGCCTGCCTGACCGGCACGCGCAACGAGGCGGCGCAGATCCGCTTCCTGACGGCGCGCTACGATCTCGCGGTGATCAAGCGCGGCGCTGGTGGGGCCGAGGCGGCGACCCAGGCGATCCGGTTGAAGGCGGCGGCGCCGAAAATCGAGGTCGCCGATACCACCGGCGCCGGCGACGCCTTCCTGGCCGGTTTCCTGGCCGCGCGGCTCGCCGGCAAGCCGCTCGACATCTGTCTCAATCGCGGTGTGGCGGCTGGCGCTGCCGCGACCACCATTTTGGGCGGCCGGCCGACCGCCGAAGTGTCGTTGGCGCCCGCCGAGGGCGAGGCGTAA
- a CDS encoding aldehyde dehydrogenase family protein — protein sequence MALVKDILVSMDYGPAPEVNEPVTGWLDLHKNGFNHFIDGKFVAPSEGQRFAVFNPAYETELAQVAQGSAADVDKAVKAARKAFKSWSALSGHDRAVYLYAIARHIQKRERFLAVLETMDNGKPIRETRDIDIPLVARHFYHHAGWAELIESEFPGKGPVGVCGQIIPWNFPLLMLAWKIAPALAAGNTVVLKPAEYTPLTALAFAEICREVGLPAGVVNIVTGDGVTGNAIVEHPDVDKIAFTGSTEVGRIIREKTAGTGKKLSLELGGKSPFIVFEDADLDGAVEGVVDAIWFNQGQVCCAGSRLLVQEGVAEQVYAKLRARVANLRVGDPLDKSVDMGAIVDPVQLKRIKELVAKGEAEGATLFQVNEGLPAKGCFFPPSLFTNVAPASTIAEVEIFGPVLAGMTFRTPDEAVALANNSRYGLAASVWSENINLSLDVAAKLKAGVVWINGTNMFDAAAGFGGYRESGFGREGGREGMAEYLKPVSDKPLKADEKIAAKLSALPVADEEISGLPSIDRTAKLYVGGKQARPDSGYSYSVLDPKGRPVGQAGLGNRKDIRNAVEAAGKGGSWGGATAHNRAQVLYYVAENLSSRAKEFEARIVAMTGASAKAAAEEVAVSIRRTFWYAAQADKFDGAVHSTKSRHVTLAMNEPFGTVGILCPDEAPLLGFVSLVMPAISMGNRVVVVPSSSHPLAATDFYQVLDTSDVPAGVVNIVTGERDALAKTLAEHDDVAALWYFGSKAGSAMVEKASAGNLKPVWANQGIPRRWNEASAQGREFLRRATQVKNIWVPYGE from the coding sequence ATGGCACTCGTCAAGGACATCCTCGTCAGCATGGATTACGGCCCCGCCCCCGAGGTGAACGAACCCGTCACCGGCTGGCTCGACCTGCACAAGAACGGCTTCAACCATTTCATCGACGGCAAGTTCGTCGCGCCCTCGGAAGGGCAGCGCTTCGCCGTGTTCAACCCGGCCTATGAGACGGAGCTGGCCCAGGTCGCCCAGGGCAGCGCCGCCGATGTCGACAAGGCGGTCAAGGCGGCGCGCAAGGCGTTCAAGTCGTGGTCGGCGCTCTCCGGCCATGACCGCGCCGTCTATCTCTATGCCATCGCCCGCCACATCCAGAAGCGCGAGCGCTTCCTTGCCGTGCTGGAGACGATGGACAATGGCAAGCCGATCCGCGAGACGCGCGACATCGACATTCCGCTGGTCGCCAGGCACTTCTACCATCATGCCGGCTGGGCCGAACTGATCGAGAGCGAGTTCCCCGGCAAAGGCCCGGTCGGCGTCTGCGGCCAGATCATCCCGTGGAATTTTCCGCTGCTGATGCTCGCCTGGAAGATCGCCCCAGCGCTCGCCGCCGGCAACACGGTCGTGCTGAAGCCGGCCGAGTACACGCCGCTCACCGCGCTCGCCTTCGCCGAGATCTGCCGCGAGGTCGGCCTGCCGGCCGGCGTCGTCAACATCGTCACCGGCGACGGCGTCACCGGCAACGCGATCGTCGAGCACCCGGACGTCGACAAGATCGCCTTCACCGGCTCGACCGAGGTCGGCCGCATCATCCGCGAGAAGACGGCGGGCACCGGCAAGAAGCTCTCGCTCGAGCTCGGCGGCAAGTCGCCCTTCATCGTCTTCGAGGACGCCGACCTCGACGGCGCGGTCGAAGGCGTCGTCGATGCGATCTGGTTCAACCAGGGCCAGGTCTGCTGCGCCGGCTCGCGCCTCCTCGTGCAAGAGGGCGTCGCCGAGCAGGTCTATGCCAAGCTGCGCGCCCGCGTGGCCAACCTCCGCGTCGGCGATCCGCTCGACAAGTCGGTCGACATGGGCGCCATCGTCGACCCGGTCCAGCTGAAGCGGATCAAGGAGCTGGTCGCCAAGGGCGAAGCGGAGGGCGCGACGCTCTTCCAGGTTAACGAAGGGTTACCAGCGAAGGGCTGTTTCTTCCCGCCGTCGCTCTTCACCAATGTCGCGCCGGCGTCGACCATCGCCGAGGTCGAGATCTTCGGACCGGTGCTCGCCGGCATGACGTTCCGTACGCCGGACGAGGCGGTGGCGCTCGCCAACAACAGCCGCTACGGCCTCGCCGCCTCGGTCTGGTCGGAGAACATCAACCTGTCGCTCGACGTCGCCGCCAAGCTGAAGGCCGGCGTGGTGTGGATCAACGGCACCAACATGTTCGACGCCGCCGCCGGCTTCGGCGGCTATCGCGAGAGCGGCTTTGGCCGCGAAGGCGGGCGCGAGGGCATGGCCGAATATCTGAAGCCGGTCTCCGACAAGCCGTTGAAGGCAGACGAGAAAATCGCCGCCAAGCTTTCCGCGCTGCCGGTCGCCGACGAGGAAATCTCGGGGCTCCCGTCGATCGACCGGACGGCGAAACTCTATGTCGGCGGAAAGCAGGCGCGGCCGGACTCCGGCTATTCCTATTCGGTGCTCGATCCGAAGGGCCGCCCGGTCGGCCAGGCCGGCCTCGGCAACCGCAAGGACATCCGCAACGCCGTCGAAGCGGCCGGCAAGGGGGGATCCTGGGGCGGCGCGACGGCGCACAATCGCGCCCAAGTCCTTTATTATGTTGCGGAAAATCTCTCCTCGCGCGCCAAGGAATTCGAGGCGCGGATCGTCGCCATGACCGGCGCCTCGGCCAAGGCGGCGGCAGAAGAGGTCGCGGTTTCGATCCGGCGCACCTTCTGGTACGCGGCGCAGGCCGACAAGTTCGACGGCGCCGTGCATTCGACCAAGTCGCGCCACGTGACGCTCGCGATGAACGAACCCTTTGGCACCGTTGGCATTCTCTGCCCGGACGAGGCGCCGCTCTTGGGCTTCGTGTCGCTGGTGATGCCGGCGATATCCATGGGCAACCGCGTCGTCGTCGTCCCCTCCTCCAGCCATCCGCTGGCGGCGACGGATTTCTATCAAGTCCTTGATACGTCTGATGTTCCGGCCGGCGTGGTCAACATCGTCACCGGCGAGCGCGACGCTCTCGCCAAGACGCTGGCCGAGCACGACGACGTGGCAGCGCTCTGGTATTTCGGCTCCAAGGCCGGCAGCGCCATGGTGGAAAAGGCTTCGGCCGGCAATCTGAAGCCGGTCTGGGCCAACCAGGGCATCCCGCGCCGCTGGAATGAGGCTTCGGCGCAGGGCCGCGAATTCCTGCGCCGCGCCACCCAGGTCAAGAACATCTGGGTTCCCTACGGCGAGTAG
- the deoC gene encoding deoxyribose-phosphate aldolase has translation MPADGSTERKAPPLSNALTRNDGTPLRTDWFEGAQVNTSAAERRASTLTTRRTVKKEYQAAWLVKAVTLMDLTTLAGDDTPGRVHRLCMKARRPFREDLVEALGLSDDPPVVGAVCVYPTMVAPAVKALEGSGIPVASVATGFPAGLTPLKQRLEEIHYAVGEGAHEIDIVITRAHVLNADWQALYDEVAAMREACGEAHLKAILATGDLKTLRNVYKASMVAMQAGADFIKTSTGKEDVNATLPVSLVMCRAIRDYEAATGFKIGFKPAGGLRTAKDAMAWLILMKEELGNRWLEPDLFRIGASSLLADIERQIEHYVTGRYSSTIRHALA, from the coding sequence ATGCCGGCTGACGGCTCCACGGAGCGCAAAGCTCCGCCGCTCTCCAATGCCCTTACGCGCAATGACGGCACGCCGCTCCGGACCGACTGGTTCGAGGGCGCGCAGGTCAACACCTCCGCCGCCGAGCGCCGCGCCAGCACTCTGACGACCCGCCGCACGGTGAAGAAGGAATATCAGGCCGCCTGGCTGGTGAAGGCGGTGACGCTGATGGACCTGACGACGCTCGCCGGCGACGACACGCCCGGCCGCGTGCACCGGCTCTGCATGAAGGCGCGGCGGCCGTTCCGCGAGGATCTTGTCGAAGCGCTCGGCCTCTCGGACGATCCGCCTGTTGTCGGCGCCGTCTGCGTCTATCCGACCATGGTAGCCCCTGCCGTCAAGGCGCTCGAAGGCTCCGGCATTCCCGTCGCCTCGGTCGCCACCGGCTTCCCGGCCGGGCTGACGCCGCTGAAGCAGAGGCTGGAGGAGATCCACTACGCCGTCGGCGAGGGTGCGCACGAGATCGACATCGTCATCACCCGCGCCCATGTGCTGAATGCCGACTGGCAGGCTCTCTATGACGAGGTCGCCGCCATGCGGGAAGCCTGCGGCGAGGCGCATCTGAAGGCGATCCTCGCCACAGGCGATCTGAAGACGCTCCGCAACGTCTACAAGGCCTCGATGGTCGCCATGCAGGCCGGCGCCGACTTCATCAAGACCTCGACCGGCAAGGAAGACGTCAACGCGACGCTGCCGGTCAGCCTCGTCATGTGTCGCGCCATCCGCGACTACGAGGCGGCGACCGGCTTCAAGATCGGCTTCAAGCCGGCCGGAGGCTTGCGCACCGCCAAGGACGCCATGGCCTGGCTGATCCTGATGAAGGAGGAGCTCGGCAATCGCTGGCTCGAGCCCGACCTGTTCCGCATCGGCGCCAGCTCCCTGCTCGCCGATATTGAACGGCAGATCGAGCATTACGTCACCGGCCGCTATTCCTCCACCATCCGTCACGCGCTCGCCTGA